From the genome of Anopheles moucheti chromosome 3, idAnoMoucSN_F20_07, whole genome shotgun sequence, one region includes:
- the LOC128305671 gene encoding uncharacterized protein LOC128305671 codes for MFFTATGFRKHAMLILWFLFVVLIAKDYALAIKLTELRIPKHAILGHTVKLECLYDMEGEALYSVKWYKDGWEFYRYVPRDDPPQQTFPVEGITVNVHNSTNSHVMLESINLSSGGKYRCEASAEAPSFQTVADNGEMMVVVPPATDPVISGGSPRYQIGDLVRVNCTSGQSKPAVHLAWYINSELADLSYVRQYPTIVSLAPDHLQTSTLGLEFRIKPKHFRKGDLKLKCLATISNVYWKSNEESMEADKPQKSHILESRKTGLTTTTRADRVHASNGVSKFQMSEQNFPLVVAAVCSLLYGASLCIAGR; via the exons ATGTTTTTCACTGCAACCGGCTTCAGAAAACATGCGATGTTGATTTTGTGGTTcttgtttgtggttttaatCGCTAAAG ACTATGCATTGGCCATTAAGTTGACAGAGCTACGAATTCCCAAGCACGCGATCCTGGGCCACACGGTCAAGCTCGAGTGTCTTTACGATATGGAGGGTGAAGCGCTGTACTCGGTGAAGTGGTACAAGGATGGTTGGGAGTTTTATCGGTACGTGCCTCGCGATGATCCTCCCCAACAGACCTTTCCGGTCGAGGGCATTACGGTGAAT GTTCATAATTCCACCAACAGTCACGTGATGCTGGAGTCGATAAACTTATCCTCTGGCGGCAAATATCGCTGTGAAGCATCGGCCGAAGCACCCTCCTTTCAGACGGTCGCCGATAACGGTGAGATGATGGTGGTCG tACCACCGGCAACAGATCCTGTCATATCAGGGGGAAGCCCACGGTATCAGATAGGTGATCTTGTGCGAGTTAATTGCACTTCAGGCCAATCAAAACCAGCCGTCCATCTGGCTTGGTATATCAACAGCGAGCTGGCCGATCTATCTTATGTTCGGCAGTATCCAACCATAGTTTCCCTCGCACCTGACCATTTACAGACATCCACACTAGGATTGGAATTTCGCATCAAACCTAAGCATTTCCGCAAAGGAGATCTTAAACTGAAG TGCCTAGCAACCATCTCAAACGTCTACTGGAAAAGCAACGAGGAAAGCATGGAAGCAGACAAGCCACAAAAGTCTCACATTCTGGAGTCGCGCAAAACTGGCCTTACGACCACTACCCGGGCGGATAGAGTTCATG CCAGCAACGGGGTTTCCAAATTTCAAATGTCGGAACAAAACTTTCCTTTGGTTGTTGCAGCCGTTTGCAGTCTTCTCTACGGCGCTAGTCTATGCATAGCTGGACGGTAA
- the LOC128305670 gene encoding uncharacterized protein LOC128305670 isoform X2, whose product MKRYEHVCVQYRLLGNTQTMYEMWCWIVILQFLLAEELASGIMLTEVRVPKHTIKGHSVRLECHYDMEGEALYSVKWYKDGYEFYRYVPRDDPPGTVFPQPGIIVDNSTSEQVVLDPIDLSSSGKYRCEVSAEAPSFQTVSDHGEMLVVVLPEEDPYITGGKPRYQIGDIVRVNCTSGRSKPAVHLTWYINGDAADGSLVKRFEPIVSGPDKLETSILGLEFRVKPKHFKRGDMKLKCLATISTVYWKSNEESVEGEKIQKAPMLESRRAVSSDTRADRVQAASGDALANKYSSGWNFTLRWLLAVVSASRFACSWFVA is encoded by the exons ATGAAACGATATGAGCACGTATGCGTACAGTACAGGTTGTTGGGAAATACGCAAACAATGTACGAGATGTGGTGTTGGATAGTAATTCTACAATTTCTCCTGGCGGAAG AACTCGCCTCAGGTATTATGCTCACGGAGGTGCGAGTGCCCAAGCACACCATCAAGGGGCACTCGGTAAGATTGGAGTGTCATTATGACATGGAAGGGGAAGCGCTCTACTCGGTGAAGTGGTACAAGGATGGGTACGAATTTTATCGATATGTGCCAAGAGACGACCCGCCCGGGACGGTATTTCCCCAGCCGGGCATTATAGTGGAT AACTCAACCAGCGAGCAGGTGGTGCTGGACCCGATAGATCTATCATCCAGCGGAAAGTATCGATGCGAGGTGTCAGCCGAGGCACCTTCCTTCCAAACCGTGTCCGACCACGGGGAAATGCTGGTGGTTG TGCTGCCTGAGGAGGATCCGTACATTACGGGCGGGAAGCCACGCTACCAGATCGGCGATATCGTGCGCGTAAACTGCACATCTGGCCGCTCGAAACCGGCGGTCCATCTGACGTGGTACATCAACGGGGATGCGGCGGATGGGTCGCTGGTGAAGCGGTTCGAACCCATCGTGTCCGGGCCGGACAAGCTGGAAACATCCATACTCGGGCTGGAATTCCGTGTGAAGCCAAAACATTTCAAGCGAGGTGATATGAAGCTCAAG TGCCTCGCCACAATATCAACCGTATACTGGAAAAGTAACGAGGAGAGCGTCGAGGGCGAAAAGATACAGAAGGCTCCCATGCTGGAGTCTCGGCGGGCCGTTTCAAGCGACACGCGAGCAGACCGAGTTCAAG CGGCGAGCGGTGATGCATTGGCGAATAAATATTCATCGGGGTGGAATTTTACATTGCGCTGGCTGCTCGCCGTAGTGTCCGCGAGCCGGTTCGCCTGTTCGTGGTTCGTGGCCTAA
- the LOC128305670 gene encoding uncharacterized protein LOC128305670 isoform X1 yields MKRYEHVCVQYRLLGNTQTMYEMWCWIVILQFLLAEELASGIMLTEVRVPKHTIKGHSVRLECHYDMEGEALYSVKWYKDGYEFYRYVPRDDPPGTVFPQPGIIVDLQNSTSEQVVLDPIDLSSSGKYRCEVSAEAPSFQTVSDHGEMLVVVLPEEDPYITGGKPRYQIGDIVRVNCTSGRSKPAVHLTWYINGDAADGSLVKRFEPIVSGPDKLETSILGLEFRVKPKHFKRGDMKLKCLATISTVYWKSNEESVEGEKIQKAPMLESRRAVSSDTRADRVQAASGDALANKYSSGWNFTLRWLLAVVSASRFACSWFVA; encoded by the exons ATGAAACGATATGAGCACGTATGCGTACAGTACAGGTTGTTGGGAAATACGCAAACAATGTACGAGATGTGGTGTTGGATAGTAATTCTACAATTTCTCCTGGCGGAAG AACTCGCCTCAGGTATTATGCTCACGGAGGTGCGAGTGCCCAAGCACACCATCAAGGGGCACTCGGTAAGATTGGAGTGTCATTATGACATGGAAGGGGAAGCGCTCTACTCGGTGAAGTGGTACAAGGATGGGTACGAATTTTATCGATATGTGCCAAGAGACGACCCGCCCGGGACGGTATTTCCCCAGCCGGGCATTATAGTGGAT CTACAGAACTCAACCAGCGAGCAGGTGGTGCTGGACCCGATAGATCTATCATCCAGCGGAAAGTATCGATGCGAGGTGTCAGCCGAGGCACCTTCCTTCCAAACCGTGTCCGACCACGGGGAAATGCTGGTGGTTG TGCTGCCTGAGGAGGATCCGTACATTACGGGCGGGAAGCCACGCTACCAGATCGGCGATATCGTGCGCGTAAACTGCACATCTGGCCGCTCGAAACCGGCGGTCCATCTGACGTGGTACATCAACGGGGATGCGGCGGATGGGTCGCTGGTGAAGCGGTTCGAACCCATCGTGTCCGGGCCGGACAAGCTGGAAACATCCATACTCGGGCTGGAATTCCGTGTGAAGCCAAAACATTTCAAGCGAGGTGATATGAAGCTCAAG TGCCTCGCCACAATATCAACCGTATACTGGAAAAGTAACGAGGAGAGCGTCGAGGGCGAAAAGATACAGAAGGCTCCCATGCTGGAGTCTCGGCGGGCCGTTTCAAGCGACACGCGAGCAGACCGAGTTCAAG CGGCGAGCGGTGATGCATTGGCGAATAAATATTCATCGGGGTGGAATTTTACATTGCGCTGGCTGCTCGCCGTAGTGTCCGCGAGCCGGTTCGCCTGTTCGTGGTTCGTGGCCTAA